TAAATTGGTATTCCCCCCCCGACTACCATTTTGCCCTGGAATAGCATTAATTTGATTCTCCAATGTAGTTTTGTCAGAAGTAAGTATCGTTTTTTGATTAGCGTTCGTGTCGAACGTCACCAGTGATATATTTATCGGAGGTGTTGCATATGGTTTATTGTTCTCATCCAAATTTGCCATTAGCATAGATTCAACAAAAGATTTTGCAGCTAATTTTGCTGCATCAATTCGCTTATTTGAATACATACTGTATGACCTATCAAAAACTAAAACAATATCTAATGGTTTGGGCGGATTATAAGAGTCCCCTTTAACTTTTATAGTTACATCAAATAAGCCTTGCGTATCTGTTTCTTTAATACTTTTATGCAAATACGTATGTGCTGCATACTTATTTCCATTAAGCACAACATCGCCGCCATGATCTTGATAGCAAAGTCCATCTTTGTCTGCATTGTTATCTTTATAACTATAATTGGCAACATTTTTTGATATTTCCACATCAGATAAATTTTGGTTATTTGGATCTGCCACCTTATCGTTAACAAACACCCCTGATGGCGCATTATTTATCAGTTTGTTAGATGGATAGTCATAAGAAATAGTTTTATATTTAGGTTGTGCTCCATTAGAAATTGATGTATCTGTCACCGCGGCACTTCGTGTAATCGTCTGCGGAGTTCCTATTTCTGCGTATTTCTTCTCAGCTTCTTTTTTCGCTGAGTTGAACGTCTCTTCATCCACGTCGCCTAAATTTGTCACATCTTCACTCGTTTCTTCTGCTGTTTCACTAGAAGAAACAGTAGAATTAGAAGTAGTTGAAGATGAAGTAGTTTGTTCTGTTGTAGATTCTGTTTCATTTTCTTTAGCTACAGTAATAGGATATTCTTTAGAAAATACTGTTTCTTCTTTATTTTCTGCGGTATTATCAGTGAACATAATTTTTAAATTTACTCCCTCAACTACTGGTGTTGTAAATTTAATTAAATCATTTTTAATTGTAATAGAAGCTTCTTTTTCCACTACGTGACCGTAATCAGCAGCATTCTGATTTGTTTTCACTTCAAATAAATTGGTTGATTGCTCTTCTTTGACAAGTGTGGGCACAATAGCCGTTTTCTTTGCTACATCTGTCATTGAATAAACCAATCGTGTTGGACCTTTATTGTCATTTTTATGTATGTTGATTTGCCAATCAATGTGGTCTTCTTGGGTTTGATAATAAACAGCTGCCTTTCCATATTCATTATCAAATAATTGTTGTTCAGTCTTATCATCATTGGTTGTTAACGCAATAGCTGTATAGCCATTAGCAAATGACTGCACAAAAGGTAATAAGATAGTAACTAATCCCCAAAAAACAAACCATTTCCTTTTCCATCCTTTTTTTTCCATCGTTTCCACCCCTTTGACTAGTACGATACCCTCATTCTAGGGAGGAAAACACATATTCACAATTTCACAAAAAAATATTTTTTTTTAGAATAATGACAAAACGGCTGTTTTAAAAAAAAGAAAGAAATTATCAGTTATTTTACTAATTCTAATGTAGAAATTGTTCATACAGTATTAGGTTTTTTAATGAAATTCAAAAAGGCAAAACGTTATCTATCATACTTCACAAAACACCATAATTACAATACCTATTTAAAGTATTATTTTGAAGAATTATGAAATTAATTGATAATCTACATTTAAATAAGCTATTTATTTTATAAATACGAAAGAATAAATAACAAATAAATTAATTTATATATTATTTTTTTATTCTGTTTTATCACATCTGCTTAATTATCATCTTCTTCGCTATCATCACTTAATAATTTAAAATGGTTTTACAATTCCAATAATTTAAATGACTATTTCTTTAAATTATGAATTTAGTCCATCAATTTTCAAAAATAAAAAAAGCCGAGATCCTAAAAAGATCCCGGCTTTTAAATAATCATCAATTATTTAACTGTTACAGATGCGCCAACTTCTTCAAGTTTGCCTTTCAATTCTTCAGCTTCTTCTTTAGAAACTGCTTCTTTGATTGGTGCAGGAGCGCCATCAACTAATGCTTTAGCTTCTTTCAAGCCTAAGCCAGTTGCTTCACGAACTGCTTTAATCACTTTAACTTTTTGGTCGCCAGCTGAAGTTAATTCAACAGTAAATTCTGTTTGTTCTTCAGCCGCTGCACCAGCACCAGCTGCAGCTACAGCTACAGGAGCTGCTGCAGATACGCCAAATTCTTCTTCGATAGCTTTAACTAAGTCGTTTAATTCTAAGATTGTCGCGCCTTTTAGCTCTTCGACAATGTTTTCGATATTCAATGCCATGATTGATTTTCCTCCAATTTAAGTTGTGTAATTTTTTTATTTAGATTATGCGGCGCTTAGGCTGCATCTCCATCTTTGCTTTCTGCCACTGCGTTGACAGCGTAAGCCACATTGCGGACTGGCGCTTGTAGTACAGATAGCAACATAGATAGTAGTCCTTCGCGGTTTGGTAATTTTGCCAAAGCTGTGATTTCTTCTAAAGAAGCCACTTTACCTTCGATGATACCGCCTTTTAATTCTAATGCTTTTGCGTCTTTTGAAAATTCATCCATGATTTTCGCTGGTGCAACTACATCGTCGTTACTAAATGCAACGGCAGTAGGACCTGTGAAAACTTCGTCTAAACCTTCTAAGCCGGCTTGTTTTGCAGCGCGAGAAAGAATAGAATTTTTGATAACTTTCATTTCAACGCCTGCTTCACGCAATTGTTTACGTAAGTTGGTTACTTCTTCAACAGTTAATCCACGGTAATCAGCGATTACTACAGATGCAGCTGCATTGAATTTTTCAGCAACTTCGTCAACGATTTGCGCTTTTTTAGCGATTGCTGCTTCACTCACTTGTATTTCACCTCCTGATTTTGATGAACAAGAATTTAAGGCAAAGAAAAAAGCCTCTCCTTGTCACCGTAGACATAGAGGGACTATTGAATGTTCTTCAATAAATGTCCTCGGTAGGAAATTAAGACTTGCGTCACCTACTGTCTTCGGTACAGTTAATTATTAACCTTGACTACCTTACCACAGATAAGGTAGTCAAGTCAACGTTTAAATTACGTTTAATTAAAATGAAGCTTGATCAACATGAACACCAGGGCCAAATGTTGTTGTCACTGAAATGTTTTTGATATATTGACCTTTTGCAGCTGATGGTTTAGCTTTCACTAACACATCATTAATAGTTTTGAAGTTTTCAACTAATTTGTTATCTTCAAATGAAACTTTACCAATTGGTACATGTACATTACCAGCTTTATCAACACGGTAAGTAACTTTACCAGCTTTTACTTCGTTAACAGCTTTTGTAACGTCCATTGTAACAGTACCTGTTTTAGGGTTAGGCATTAAACCTTTAGGACCTAAGACACGACCTAATTTACCAACAGTAGCCATCATATCTGGTGTTGCCACAACTACGTCAAAGTCAAACCATCCACCTTGGATTTTTTGAACCATGTCGTCGTCGCCAACAAAGTCAGCACCAGCTGCTTCTGCTTCTTTTGCTTTTTCGCCTTTAGCAAAAACTAAAACAGTTTGTGTTTTACCAGTACCGTTTGGTAATACAACAGCACCACGAATTTGTTGATCCGCTTTTTTAGGATCAACGTTTAATTTGTATGCTACTTCAACCGTTGCGTCGAATTTTGCGATATTTGTTTCTTTTGCTAATGCAATAGCTTCTTCAACTGAGTAAGCTTTAGTTGTATCAACTTTTTTCAATGCTTCTTGCATTTTTTTGCTTTTTTTAGCCATTTTGTTTCCTCCTTGATGTGGTTATAACGGTAGAACCTCCCACGTGTCTCGTATTTTTCAATAGCGAGTAAACTGAGAAGCTACTTCCTCAGGGTGTAGAATTATTCTACAGTAATCCCCATGCTTCGTGCAGTACCTTCGACCATGCGCATAGCAGCTTCTACGTCAGCAGCGTTTAGGTCAGCCATTTTAGTTTCAGCGATTTCTTTAACTTGATCCCGCGTAACTTTTGCAACTTTTGTTTTGTTTGGTTCGCCTGAACCTTTTTCTACACCGGCAGCTTTTTTCAACAATACTGCAGCTGGTGGTGTTTTTGTGACAAATGTAAATGAACGGTCTTCATATACAGAAATCACAACTGGAATGATTAAACCTGCTTGATCAGCAGTACGGGCATTAAATTCTTTTGTGAAGCCCATGATATTGATACCCGCTTGACCTAGCGCAGGACCTACTGGTGGAGCTGGTGTTGCTTTACCTGCAGGAATTTGCAATTTAACGATTTTTTCAACTTTCTTTGCCACGAGACATACCTCCTTGAGTCCGTGATGTGGTTAATTGGAGATGAATATTTCTCCTCCCACGTACTTGTGTCACTACTTAAAAGTAAAGAACACAATTAAAAAATGCGTGTCGCAAAATAAGCGCGAATTACGCACACTGAAATATTATAACAAAAAATGCAAAGATTGCAACAAAAAAAGATTAACAAACTTAGTCTACTCTCTTGCAATAAGCCAAAATCTTGATAAATAATTTTTCAAATTTCTCAAGATTTTGACTTATTGTCTCTAGAAGTTAGTTTGATAAATTCGATATCTATAACAAATTTATTATCTATCAGCTAATTCACTAGCCGCCTCTGTATCTAAAATGAGTGTCAAATTCGGATGTAACTGTAAAATAGAAGCAGGAACAGCTTCTGTCACTGCGCCAAAGAATGCTTTTTTAACAATCGCAGCTTTCTTCTTTCCGTTAGCAAACATGACGAGCCGCTTTGCCGCCATTACGCTCTTTGGACCCATCGTGTAAAATTCATTGGGGACTTTCCTTAAATCTCCATCTACTTCTGCTGCAAGAGCTTCTTTTGCTGCTTGTGCTTGTGAAATATCAACAGCATAGGTCGTAGCACCAAATTTTGTCCAGCCAGGCATGTTGCCACAAAAATGACCATCTTCACCAATACCCATTAAAATTAAATCTAAGCCACCAGCTTCCTTTAAGCGTGCATCTTGTGTTTGCCAATTGGTTTCGTCTAAAGGATGTAACTGCTCTTTTTTGATATTAGCGGGTGAAAAATACAAATCATTTAAATTACGCATAGTAATGCCATAGCCTTGACTGCCCACAATTGGGATTTCGTCAAAATTATAATAATGAACATTCTCAAAATAAGGTCGCCCTTTTACTTGCGGCACCATAATTTCATAAAGACGTTTAGGCGTATTGCCAGCTGTAATAGCCAAATTGACCCGGTGATCTTCACTCATCAATCCCAATAAAATATTGGCGGTAGTTTGACTCATAGTTTCGTAATCTTTTTCAATAATTAACTTCATTAACACCACTCCTTCATTTTTGAAAACGTTTTATAAATTAATTATAGCGCAAAACAGATATTCCATGTAAATAAATTGTAGTTTCTGATTTTTTTTGCTATTATTGCGCAACTAAGCCGGATTGATATTTCAAAAAACTTATCTTTTTTATAAGAAAAACGAGCTTAAAAATTGTTATTTTTGTGTTAGACTACAAGTGCAGAAAGTGAAACGAGGTGCCTTCAATGGAACAGCTAAAATATCGTAGTGTTTTTGACATTATCGGACCTGTTATGGTTGGACCCAGCAGTTCCCATACTGCTGGAGCAGCTAGAATCGGGAAAGTCATTCGCAGTATTTTCGGCGAACAGCCTGAAAGTGTCGACATTTATTTATATGAATCTTTTGCCAAAACATATCGCGGGCATGGTACAGATATCGCCTTAGTAGGTGGTTTACTAGGAATGGAACCAGATGACACACGTTTGGCGGAATCTTTAAAAATTGCCTACGAAAAAGGCATGGAAGTTTATTTTATTCCTAAAAGTGAAAAGGCAGAACATCCTAACTCAGTTAAGATGATTCTTCATAAAGGTGATCGAACCCTATCAGTTAGTGGTAAATCAATTGGTGGTGGAAATATTCAAATCTCGGAATTAAACGGTTTTAAAATTTCCTTATCTATGGGAACACCCACCTTTATTACGGTTCATCAAGATGTGCCAGGCATGATTGCCAAAGTTACCAATATCTTGTCTAAACAAGGTGTAAATATCGGTACGATGACCGTCACGCGAGAATCCAAGGGCGAAAAAGCTATTATGATTATTGAAGTAGATGAGCCACAACCTGGTATTTGTGCGCAATTAAAATCCTTGGAATATATGTATACTGTTAATTATTTTGATTAAGGAGTATTATCGGATGTTTTATACAATTGCAGATTTAGTAGAACAAGCTAAAAATTATCCTTCTGTTGCAGATTTAATGATTGCTACTGAAATGGAAGTTACTGGGCGTCAAAAAGAACAGATTATTGCATTAATGGAACGAAACTTAACTGTGATGGAAAATTCTGTTGCTGAAGGGGTGATGGGTGTTACTTCTGTCACGGGTTTAACTGGCGGCGACGCAAAAAAGATGGACGATTATCTAACTAGCGGTAATTTTTTAAGTGGTGAAACCATTTTGAAAGCTGTCAGAAATGGTATCGCCGTCAATGAAGTGAATGCGAAAATGGGATTAATCTGCGCCACACCTACTGCTGGTAGCGCTGGAGTTGTCGCGGGTGTCTTACTGGCAGTGCGTGAGCGATTAAATTTAAGTCACGAAGAACAAGTAAACTTCCTTTTTACCGCAGGGGCTTTTGGATTAGTGATTGCCAATAATGCTTCAATTTCTGGTGCTGAAGGAGGTTGTCAGGCAGAGGTGGGTTCTGCCAGCGCAATGGCTGCGGCGGCTTTGGTTTGTGCTAACGGAGGCAGTGCGCATCAAGCGGCTCAAGCAGTTGCGATTACTTTAAAAAATATGATGGGGTTAATTTGTGATCCTGTTGCTGGTTTAGTAGAAGTACCTTGTGTGAAACGGAATGCACTGGGGTCTTCTCAAGCATTTATTTCCGCTGATATGGCGTTAGCAGGTATCCAAAGTGTTATTCCACCTGATGAAGTAGTGGCTGCAATGTATCAAGTTGGACGTCAAATGCCTTCTATTTTTAAGGAAACAGCAGAAGGCGGGTTAGCTATGACCCCTACTGCCCAGCGTCTACAAAAAGAAATTTTTGCTAAGCAACAATAACTGTTACTACTTCTTTTTGTATCGAATACAGCAAAAAAGCATTGTGTTTGTGTAATTGCAAACGCAATGCTTTTTTGATTAAACTAAGCAGATTCTTGTAAATCACGGCGGCTGTAACCAATAAAGCCAAGTAGGAATAAGCCACAACTAATTAATGTTATCACGATAAATCGTGTAAAATTGAAATCTGCAACTGGTAATTGTGGCAACCATTTTAATGCCGAAGTATGACTAAACCAATTTGGTAAATCTAAAATACCACCAAAATAACTAAGTGCAAAAGAATACCCAAGATAAGCATACACAACTTTCCCTAATTTAGGAGCAACCCCTAAGCAAAAGGCAGCTATGCCTGTAAAGAACAAAACAATCGGTAGAAAATTAAATCCCGCTTCAAAAAATTCTTGTATTGGCATCGTTGCATTTTTTTTCATAACGCTAACTGCAGTTACCCCTAAAGATGCTGAACTAAGAAAAATACCTGTTATACCACTGACTACGGCTAATAAAATACTAGTAGTATATAATTTTAAGCGAGAGACTTTGGTTGAAAACATTTGACTCATACGGCCACTATTTTCTTCTGTAAATAGTTTATTTGTAATAGCAACCGGTAAAATGACTACTAGCGCTATCATTACCATCATAATTGTTCCTGTAAATGACTCAGCTAAACTGCCACCTGAATGAACAAACATTTGTTTTACTAATTCGTTACCTTCCATGAAACTTTGCATATCTTGATAAATCGAACCATAGGCAGCTCCCATCACCGCAAAACCAATAAGCCAACTAATTATCATGCCAATATTAATTCGTATATACCAGCCTGGCACAGACAAAAGTGCTCGATTAGCATTTTTTCGTCCTTCCTTTTCTGGTAAATAGCCCGCATTGTAATCGCGTCTTCCTTCTAAAAAGAAGCTAAACAGTAGCACTATAAAGCTAAAAATAAGGCCGATGACAAGATAAAACCAATTATTTTCTGTAAATGGATAAGTTAAATAGATCCAACCCAGAGGATTTAATTTTGATAAATCTCCATTACTGATATCTGTCATCGCTCGTATCATATAAAATAGGCCGATAACACTTAAACTAGCTCCTGTTGCGCCAGCTGCTGTTGGCATAATTTGGGCAAATAACAAGCCTAAAGCAGCTCCTAAGATACCGGCTAAGGCTATGGATAACCCAAATAACACGCTACCTTTGAAATCAATACTAGTAGCACCAAACGATGCCATCAATCCTGCGATAATTATGCCTAAAATTAGATTAATTAAAACTGTTTCTAGTAAAACAGCCAACGAGTTGGCTTGACGTCCCACTCGAAAAGACCGAATCAGCTCTGTTAGCCCTTGTTCTTCTTCTTTTCTTGTATGGCTAATAACATGTAAAGCTGCTATTACCATTGCAAATATCCCACAAAACAGTAACATTTCATTGGCGTACATTGCACCAACAGTATATACTTTTGCGTCATTTATCGGTGTTGTCCCAATCATTGCAATCATAGCCGGATTTTGCATCGTGTGAAACATTCCCGCTAACCCTTGCCCTTTTGAAAGTTCTTCAAAAGCTGAGACAAAACCGCCACTAAATACACCTAATCCTATTAACCAAACAATAATTTTTTTCCAATCTCGTTTAAAAAACTGAAAGAATAATAAAGTCCATTGCGAAAATTTCTCTGCCATCCTTGCCATCACCCTTCATAATGTCGAATAAACAAATCTTCCAGTGTCGGCGGTACAACTTCAAATTTTTCAACGTCCAATTTTGCCACCGTGGCTAAAATCGTATTTAGCGTTTTATTATCGATGGCAAATTTTACTTCCATCCCTTTTTGAGTGAAATCATAAACACCCGCAACATCAGCTAAATTTGTCAAATCGCCCTTTGCGACCAATGTAACTGTGGAACGTGTCAAATGACGTAATTGTTGTAGCGTTCCTGTTTCGACAACCTTTCCTTCTCGAATAATAACAACTTTATCTGCTAATCGTTCAACTTCACTTAAAATATGTGAAGATAATAGAATCGCTTTGCCATCATTTTTGATTTTTTCTACTTCTTCTTGGAATACTGCTTCCATCAATGGATCTAGTCCTGAAGTCGGTTCATCTAAAATATAAAGATCAGAATCAACTGATAAAGCTGCAATTAATCCAACTTTTTGGCGATTCCCTTTTGAATAGCTTTTAGCTTTTTTTCGAGGATCCAATTCAAATTTTCCAATCAATTCATCACGTTTTCGCACATTACCACCACCATGTAACTTCATGAATAAATCGATAATTTCACCGCCTGTTAGATTTCCCCACAAAGCAACATCACCAGGAACATAAGACAGCCGCTTGTGAATCTCTATACTATCTTTCCAAGCATCTTTACCAAATACTTGAACATGACCTGCATCTTTTTTTAATATACCTAAAATTGTTCGTATTGTGGTAGATTTTCCGGCGCCATTTGGTCCAATAAACCCCACTACTTCTCCTGGAGCAACCGTAAAACTTACATCTTTTAATGCTTGAAATTTTCCAAAACTTTTTTGTAAGTTAGTAATTTCAATCAACTGCGTCATTTTTAAGACTCCTTTTTAAAAATTGAACTATTTTCTTTCTACGAGTTCAATATTATGCATATTGATGAGAAATGTCAATTAAAAACCTATACTTTTGAACTTGTTTTTAATTTGCAGTTTAAAATTAATTTACTATAATATAAGTAGTACTTTATCACAAAAGGTGGTGCCAATTTGAACGGCTTTGAGAAAAGAAGTGCAAAAAAAAAGCAAGATGTTTTAGCTGCAGCTTTTGAAATAATGAATAATTCTGAAGGTAGTAAAGCTTTAACGATCGATAAAGTAACCGCTGCAACAAAAATTTCAAAAGCAACAATTTTTAAATATTTCCACTCAAAAGAAAATCTAATTAAAGCTGTCTTCAAAAACTTCATGGCAGAGATGGCAAGAGAAGCAGATCTTGTTTTACAAGAGGAAAAATCATTTAATGACACTTTTGCGGCCTTAACACAGTTAAAAATCAATCGTTTAGACCGCGTGAGTCAGCAGTTTTATCTGGATTTAATGGCATGTTATTCGCAAACAGAAGACAAAGAATTAGCAGCGTTCATGGAAAGTTATACGCATAAAAGCAACGAGATTCTTTTTTCTTTATTCCAACAAGGTCGAAAAGAAGGCGTTATTGATCCAAAATATACCGATGAATTCCTCTTTATTTACACCGAATCAATGATTGTTGGAATAGCGGACCCTTCAATCTATAGTCGTGCGTTACCTTATATCAAAGAGTGGAGTGAAGTTTTACTAAAAGGATTAGCGCCAAAAAAATAAAAGGACAAATCACTGCCAAAGGGTGTGACTTGTCCTTTTATTTTGCTTAATTTATCCGCCTGCAGAACTTCTATTCACAATAATGTCCAACTAATTCTTGCTTTTCACTTTATTACGGCCATAAAAAATTAGCGACTTCCTGATCCACTGCTTCATTCTCGTGGAGCTGACTATGTTGTGCTTTGGGTCCATAAAAGATTTTCGTAGTAACAACATTTGTCTGTTTTAATAAAGAATTTACTGCTAATGCACTCGTAGTTGGTACCATTTCATCGTTAAAAGTATTTTTATCCAATTGACCAGCTAAAAGTAAAAACTTCGTATCTTGAGCTAAATTGACTGCCAAATTTTCGTAATCTTGGTAGCGACTGGAAACTTCACTAGGACCATTTTTTAATAGATCTGCTATGTTTTGAGCACTACTTGTATCTAAAAAATCGTTAAATGGTGCCCCAATTGCTGCAAATTTTAAAACTTTGGGCTGCGAAATATCATTCGGGTAGCTCATTAGATACCGCAAGCCTGAAACACCTCCCATTGAATGACCTACCAAGTTTACTTCTTCAACCCCTCTTTTTTTCAAAAAGGCCAAGCAATTGTATAACCACTTGGTTTGTGACCACTCCGTATTTTTATTGTCTTGAAAGATAACTTGTATCATAGGATTATCCTCTTTACCACTGAGGCTTCCAGTGGTACTAATTGAACCAATTGAGGTAACAGTCATTATTAATTCTTTTTTACCCCAGCCATTTTTTTCAAAGCGTTTTAACATACCCCCAAAGGAGTTTTTAGTACCACTATAACCATGAACAAACAGCGTTGGTACTTTTGTTTTTTTACTAGTAAGATTAATTTCTAACTTTCTTTGAGTCTTAGCTGAAGGGGACGTTGTTTTTTGATTACCGCTACAACCAGTTAAAATAAGTAGAAAAACAACAAACGCAATTATTTTTTTCATCGCTTCACTTCCTCTACTTGCATTATACGCCATATAATCAATTGGTGAAAAAACTAGTAATAAAAAATCCTTTACTTATACTTCATATGTACTTTTCCAAGACAAAAAAGACCCTAGTGAAAGAACACTAGAGTCAGATTCGCCATAAAGTTTACCCTTCAAAAGAATGAATGGTTACCCCTTTAACAACTCGATTAACAGTTCCTGTTGGTGAAGGCGTATCCGGTGTATTTCCAACTTTAATTGAAGAAAGTAATGAAACCGTTTGAGCGACAATTAAAAATGGTAGTGCCGCATACCCATCTGGTAGTTTTACATCACTCGTTTCAAAAACAAAATTATCGCCACTGAAATTTAATGTATTTGTTTTTTGTGTAATCCCTAAAACAGATGGTGCAATTTTATCTGCATGAACCTCTTCTAAAATGTCAATATCATATTGACGCGTATACTCATCATTATTCACAAAAACAAACATAATTGTTTTATCGTTAATGAATGATTTGGGACCATGACGAAAACCCATGGAAGAATCAAAGATTGTTGCCATTTTACCAGCAGTTAGTTCTAATACTTTTAAGGA
The genomic region above belongs to Enterococcus saigonensis and contains:
- the rplL gene encoding 50S ribosomal protein L7/L12, translating into MALNIENIVEELKGATILELNDLVKAIEEEFGVSAAAPVAVAAAGAGAAAEEQTEFTVELTSAGDQKVKVIKAVREATGLGLKEAKALVDGAPAPIKEAVSKEEAEELKGKLEEVGASVTVK
- the rplJ gene encoding 50S ribosomal protein L10 codes for the protein MSEAAIAKKAQIVDEVAEKFNAAASVVIADYRGLTVEEVTNLRKQLREAGVEMKVIKNSILSRAAKQAGLEGLDEVFTGPTAVAFSNDDVVAPAKIMDEFSKDAKALELKGGIIEGKVASLEEITALAKLPNREGLLSMLLSVLQAPVRNVAYAVNAVAESKDGDAA
- the rplA gene encoding 50S ribosomal protein L1 translates to MAKKSKKMQEALKKVDTTKAYSVEEAIALAKETNIAKFDATVEVAYKLNVDPKKADQQIRGAVVLPNGTGKTQTVLVFAKGEKAKEAEAAGADFVGDDDMVQKIQGGWFDFDVVVATPDMMATVGKLGRVLGPKGLMPNPKTGTVTMDVTKAVNEVKAGKVTYRVDKAGNVHVPIGKVSFEDNKLVENFKTINDVLVKAKPSAAKGQYIKNISVTTTFGPGVHVDQASF
- the rplK gene encoding 50S ribosomal protein L11, whose product is MAKKVEKIVKLQIPAGKATPAPPVGPALGQAGINIMGFTKEFNARTADQAGLIIPVVISVYEDRSFTFVTKTPPAAVLLKKAAGVEKGSGEPNKTKVAKVTRDQVKEIAETKMADLNAADVEAAMRMVEGTARSMGITVE
- a CDS encoding glucosamine-6-phosphate deaminase, which encodes MKLIIEKDYETMSQTTANILLGLMSEDHRVNLAITAGNTPKRLYEIMVPQVKGRPYFENVHYYNFDEIPIVGSQGYGITMRNLNDLYFSPANIKKEQLHPLDETNWQTQDARLKEAGGLDLILMGIGEDGHFCGNMPGWTKFGATTYAVDISQAQAAKEALAAEVDGDLRKVPNEFYTMGPKSVMAAKRLVMFANGKKKAAIVKKAFFGAVTEAVPASILQLHPNLTLILDTEAASELADR
- the sdaAB gene encoding L-serine ammonia-lyase, iron-sulfur-dependent subunit beta — its product is MEQLKYRSVFDIIGPVMVGPSSSHTAGAARIGKVIRSIFGEQPESVDIYLYESFAKTYRGHGTDIALVGGLLGMEPDDTRLAESLKIAYEKGMEVYFIPKSEKAEHPNSVKMILHKGDRTLSVSGKSIGGGNIQISELNGFKISLSMGTPTFITVHQDVPGMIAKVTNILSKQGVNIGTMTVTRESKGEKAIMIIEVDEPQPGICAQLKSLEYMYTVNYFD
- the sdaAA gene encoding L-serine ammonia-lyase, iron-sulfur-dependent, subunit alpha encodes the protein MFYTIADLVEQAKNYPSVADLMIATEMEVTGRQKEQIIALMERNLTVMENSVAEGVMGVTSVTGLTGGDAKKMDDYLTSGNFLSGETILKAVRNGIAVNEVNAKMGLICATPTAGSAGVVAGVLLAVRERLNLSHEEQVNFLFTAGAFGLVIANNASISGAEGGCQAEVGSASAMAAAALVCANGGSAHQAAQAVAITLKNMMGLICDPVAGLVEVPCVKRNALGSSQAFISADMALAGIQSVIPPDEVVAAMYQVGRQMPSIFKETAEGGLAMTPTAQRLQKEIFAKQQ
- a CDS encoding ABC transporter permease, producing MAEKFSQWTLLFFQFFKRDWKKIIVWLIGLGVFSGGFVSAFEELSKGQGLAGMFHTMQNPAMIAMIGTTPINDAKVYTVGAMYANEMLLFCGIFAMVIAALHVISHTRKEEEQGLTELIRSFRVGRQANSLAVLLETVLINLILGIIIAGLMASFGATSIDFKGSVLFGLSIALAGILGAALGLLFAQIMPTAAGATGASLSVIGLFYMIRAMTDISNGDLSKLNPLGWIYLTYPFTENNWFYLVIGLIFSFIVLLFSFFLEGRRDYNAGYLPEKEGRKNANRALLSVPGWYIRINIGMIISWLIGFAVMGAAYGSIYQDMQSFMEGNELVKQMFVHSGGSLAESFTGTIMMVMIALVVILPVAITNKLFTEENSGRMSQMFSTKVSRLKLYTTSILLAVVSGITGIFLSSASLGVTAVSVMKKNATMPIQEFFEAGFNFLPIVLFFTGIAAFCLGVAPKLGKVVYAYLGYSFALSYFGGILDLPNWFSHTSALKWLPQLPVADFNFTRFIVITLISCGLFLLGFIGYSRRDLQESA
- a CDS encoding ABC transporter ATP-binding protein, with amino-acid sequence MTQLIEITNLQKSFGKFQALKDVSFTVAPGEVVGFIGPNGAGKSTTIRTILGILKKDAGHVQVFGKDAWKDSIEIHKRLSYVPGDVALWGNLTGGEIIDLFMKLHGGGNVRKRDELIGKFELDPRKKAKSYSKGNRQKVGLIAALSVDSDLYILDEPTSGLDPLMEAVFQEEVEKIKNDGKAILLSSHILSEVERLADKVVIIREGKVVETGTLQQLRHLTRSTVTLVAKGDLTNLADVAGVYDFTQKGMEVKFAIDNKTLNTILATVAKLDVEKFEVVPPTLEDLFIRHYEG
- a CDS encoding TetR/AcrR family transcriptional regulator, whose protein sequence is MNGFEKRSAKKKQDVLAAAFEIMNNSEGSKALTIDKVTAATKISKATIFKYFHSKENLIKAVFKNFMAEMAREADLVLQEEKSFNDTFAALTQLKINRLDRVSQQFYLDLMACYSQTEDKELAAFMESYTHKSNEILFSLFQQGRKEGVIDPKYTDEFLFIYTESMIVGIADPSIYSRALPYIKEWSEVLLKGLAPKK
- a CDS encoding alpha/beta fold hydrolase, translated to MKKIIAFVVFLLILTGCSGNQKTTSPSAKTQRKLEINLTSKKTKVPTLFVHGYSGTKNSFGGMLKRFEKNGWGKKELIMTVTSIGSISTTGSLSGKEDNPMIQVIFQDNKNTEWSQTKWLYNCLAFLKKRGVEEVNLVGHSMGGVSGLRYLMSYPNDISQPKVLKFAAIGAPFNDFLDTSSAQNIADLLKNGPSEVSSRYQDYENLAVNLAQDTKFLLLAGQLDKNTFNDEMVPTTSALAVNSLLKQTNVVTTKIFYGPKAQHSQLHENEAVDQEVANFLWP